In Ornithodoros turicata isolate Travis chromosome 1, ASM3712646v1, whole genome shotgun sequence, the DNA window tttttcgagtaacgagCACATGTCTGGTGCTTGATTAGTGAACCGATGCCGTCACATGCACTTTTGCTGTTGCCTGTTCCTGTAAATGGCCACGCCTAAGGCGAACGCATACGCATCGCATCTGTATGCGGCGTCAGATAAGTAGACATCGTGCAAATGCAACTTAGGCTTGCCTGCACACACTTTGTATTTAGTCTTTACTGGTTCATCAAGTTTGCCTATTCTCAACCATGCCAGCTTGGCACGAGTCTGACGCGGTGCTTCGAAAGGTTGCTTCCCCTTTTCAGCTGCCATCGTAACATACACGTGCTATCTGCCCATGCCTGATTTGACCTGTAGCTTCTAAtcccattttcttttcttttctttcagacAGCAGCTTGTGAATACCTCCCAGAATGCGCCGCCATCCGGCCAGAGGTACAGCGCCATACGCTGGCAAAAAATGCAAGCCGCCCTTATGGTGGGAAACACTCAAGGGCCTTACCCGTCTACCAGATGATCTCTTGCTCGACACACTGTTGGACCCCAGAAGCGGTTTCAAGAGCTTCCTCTCCACTTGCAATCGCGACACCGAAGCCATCCGTACCGCCGTCATACTCCTGGAGAAAGCTTCTTCAACACCTTTCCCTTCACAGAAACTGCTGGAGCTCCTCAGCACCGTTGCATTTTCTGAGTCATTCATGCTTTTCCAGCTACCCTCGCTGTTTTTAGACTGCAAGGCTAAAGCGGGGCGAGATAACGTAGATGTTCTTCATAAGTCCATCTCGCTGCTGACTCGTCTCCAAACCTCACTTCCGGCGACGACAGCGCAACATCTGGTAACACTTTTGCCACTAGTAACGGACCTCGTGAGATCCATGGAAGGAGCGTTGCCGAGAGAGCTCGGAGCTACACTTTCCCACTTGGACACCATGAAAGATTTTTTCCTGGCTGAAACACACGCAAGGGAGATGGTAAAGCAGGAGCGATTGCACGCATCGTCGCCACCGGACAACTTCAGGGATGTTCCCGTGATACCGCTGGTGTGTGAATTGGTCGCCTCCACGAAGCCATTCTTGAGACCGAACATCGTTCGTGGAGCTTACGTTGACATCGACCATTACTTGGATGTCCAGTACAGACTTTTGCGGGAGGACTTCGTGAGACCCTTGCGTGAGGGTCTCCAGAAGCTCCTTCAATCAGGCATGGAGATCAGGCGCACGGATGGCATTAATGTTTACCGCAACGTCCAAGTAGGGCAGTCCGATATTACAAGGGGTGGCATTGTGCACGAACTCCTGTTCAACGCCTCTGCTTTTCGAATGGTCAACTGGGAAAGGACAAAACGGTTCATGAACGACAACTTGATTTGCTTGTCGAACGACAGCTTCCAGACTATCTTCTTCGCCACAGTGAAGGGGAGAGATCCGAACGAGTTAAAAGTAGGAAGGCTCACTGTCTTGTTTGAGGACCTTTTCGTTCAGGCTATTACCTGGAACAGGTACACCATGGTGGAAACGCAAATTTATTTTGAAGCGTACAAGCACAACCTTGTAGCGCTGCAGGCTATTCGTGCAGGTTCATTGCCCTTCTACCAGTACATCGTAAAATCAACTCCCGAAGTAAATAGCCCAGCGTACATGGATGGGAATACGACGTACGACATAAGTCCCCTGTGTAAGCATTCATTCCTATCCAGGCCTGTAACCATTTTGGACGAGAATCAATGGCCACCTCTCGAAGACATTCAGCTTGATGCATCTCAGCTGGCTGCTGTGAAGATGGCTCTACTAAAGGAATTTTCTGTAATTCAGGGCCCACCAGGCACTGGGAAAACGTACATAGGCCTGAAAATTGTGGAGGTGCTTCTAAGGAACATCAACGTGTGGCGAAGAGACAGCCTCCCTATTCTCGTTGTCTGCTACACTAATCATGCTTTAGACCAGTTCCTGGAAGGAATTCTGAGAACAACTCGTCACATTGTACGTATTGGTGGGAGATGTAGCAGCAGTTCCTTGGTGCCATTTACGCTGTTTAATAAACGGATGGAAAAGGCGGAACTTGACTATGAGGTTCGAGAGAAACATACAGAATTGCAGGAGAGCCTCCAAGCTTTGTCAGCAACAATGTCTGCAATATATACCGTAAGCTGCGAGTATGTTGACCTCGAGAGGCACATGTCACCTCGTGTACAGGACAGTTTTAGGAGCCGTCCTTACGCCATTCATGAAGGATTTGGAACCTGGCTTGAGCTTGACGCCTTAAAAAGAGCGTTCACGGATGAATTCGTTCACCGGACACAGGATGAGAATCCGCAAGACCAACTCGGGGAGGATGAGATTGAAGAAGAGTTCGACGAAGATCTTGAAACAGATCGGTACGATGATGATGAACTCTATCGCAGAACCGGATCTACTCGCGCAACGAGGGCGGCTGGAGCGAACAGTGCAGAGATAGACAAGGAGCATGCATGGTGCCTTCACTTATACGGGCTAGTGTCTGCTGATGATAGGGCTCTTGACGACCAACAAGTAATAGATGTATGGAGGCTGCCTGTCGAAGAACGTTGGAAGCTCTACCGGTACTGGGCATCAGTCGCTATAGGAGGCATGCAGGGCGCTGTGGCTGAGGCCAGAGCTGGTGTGGCTGAAATCAAAAGGATGATGGAGGACGAGCAACTGAAGGTCGATCTTGGAGCTCTTCGTAAAGCTCTTGTTGTTGGAGCTACCACGACGGGGGCGGCCAAAAATCGTGCTTTGATCCAACGGTTACAGCCAACAATAGTCGTCGTCGAAGAGGCCGCAGAAGTGTTGGAAGCACACGTGGTCACAAGTTTGGCCTCGACTACGCAGCACCTGATCCTTATTGGTGACCACAAACAACTAAGACCTTCGAGCGCTGTCTATGAGCTTGCAACGCGGTATAAGATGGAGGTCTCACTCTTCGAGAGGATGCTAACTAATGGCATGGCTTGTCAACAGCTCGAGGTCCAGCACAGGATGCGACCAGAATTCACGAAGTTACTTGTTCCTCACTTTTACGAGAAGCTAGAAAACTTCCCCAGTGTTGAATGCTACGAGAACGTTAGAGGCATGGACAACAATATATTCTTCGTGAGTCACAAAATCTGCGAGACCGACGAGGCTGACACAAAGAGTCACTCAAACGTTCACGAAGCCCGTTTTGTGGTCTGTTTAGCCGAGTACCTTCTAAACCAGGAATATGATCCGGCTCAAATTACTATCCTCACACCATACAGCGGCCAAATGTTTAAGCTCAAGGACTTGGCCAAAAACAGGGCGTGTTGCGATGTTCGCATCACAGTGCTGGATAATTTCCAGGGCGAAGAAAACGACATCATCATCCTGTCCCTTGTTCGTTCCAACCCAGAAAAGAAGGTCGGTTTCGTGAAGATACCAAACCGCGTTTGTGTTTCCCTCTCCAGGGCCAGGAAAGGACTGTACTGCGTAGGAAACTTCGACATCATTGGTCAGTCTAGCGAGATATGGAAGAATATTATGAAGGAGCTGCAAAAGCTAAATGCGACCGGACCCGAGCTGCAGCTGCGCTGCCCAAACCACCCGGAGACGGTTACCGCTGTAACAACTGCAGACGACTTTGCGAAGGTTCCAGAAGGTGGTTGCGGCATAGCCTGTACGGTTCGCTTGGACTGCGGCCACTCGTGTGGCATGCTCTGCCACGGATACGACAGGTTCCACGAGGCGTTCAAGTGCAGAAAGAGCTGCGAGAGGAAGTGCCACAACGGGCACGGCTGCAAATTGCTCTGTTCGGAAGACTGCGGGGAATGCACTGTACCAGTCCTTACGCAGTTCCAACCCTGCAGCCATTCGTGCGAGATTGCTTGCCACGAAACCCTTTCACCGAGCTGCCCATTGCCGTGCGAGAAGATATTTGAATGTGGCCATAAATGTCCCAAAGTATGCAGCGAGGAATGTGAGTATCCCTGTCGGGCTCTCGTAACCGCAAAGGGCGAGTGTGGTCATGACGTCCGTCTGGAGTGTCACTCAGCGAGGACGGGTCGCGTGAGTGACTGGTGCAAGGCACCGTGCGAAAAGACGCTTTCGTGCGATCATCGTTGCTTGCGAGAATGTAGGAAAGATTGTCGTTGCACGACGCTAGTGATGGCCAAAGGAGAATGCGGACATGAATGTGAAGTTCCTTGCGCCGTTTCCAAAAGCCCTGATCTCATTACCAGACGGCACTGCGATCATCCTTGTGAAAAAACACTTAAATGCGGGCATCGTTGTCTCCTAAAATGTAAACAGAGTTGCACTAGTGATTGTGAAGTTGTAGTAATAGTAGACTGCAAAGGTGGCCATCGAGACGAAGTTCGGTGCTTCATGTCAAAAGGCTATCGTTGCAAGAAGGACTGTACCAAGACGTTAGACTGCGGCCACCTGTGTAGAAAAATGTGTTTTGAGGATTGTGGGATAGTGTGCCACGAAATCGTACAAATTAAGCTTGCCTGCGAACACCTCGTTGAGGCCGAATGCAGCGAGCAAAGCTGGGCCATGAAGCTCCCGTGCACGACAACGGTTCCGGTAAAATGTGCGTCGGGCCATGTTGTACATGTCACCTGCGCCGATGCCAATAACGTCGCCGCTATCCAGATGCTCTGTGAGGCTGGTTGTTCCAAGCTACTACCCTGTGGTCACCAGTGCACACTTAAGTGCAAAGAGATCTGCAGTGCCGCATCTTGTAAGATGAAGACATTTGTAGACCTGCAATGCGGTCATAGAGCATCCGTTCCTTGCCACGTGAAATTCGCACTTGAATCTTTGAAGGAGACACAAGATGAACTCAAAGCATTTTACGTGAAGCACAAAAATATGCTGACATGCAACAAACAAGTACAGGCGACTTGCGCAGCAGGACATAAGATAAGGGTACCTTGCCGTTTAGTGGACGCTGGCAAAGTAGTACACAGGTCCCGCTGTAAAGCTCCTTGCAACGTCACTCTTCCTTGTGGTCATCCCTGTGATTCTATTTGCTCCAAATGTGCAGAGGTAAAGGGCCATCCGCCATGTACCAAGCGCTGCCAGAAGATACTGCCATGCGGGCATCCCTGCACAGACACGTGCGCACAGCCCTGCACAATATGCAACGAGCGCTGCAAGTTGCTATGCATCCACAGACCGTGCAGCCTTCCTTGCGGATATCCTTGCATCCCGTGCTGTCTGCCCTGTCGATGGAAATGCGAGCACGCCCAATGCACCGTTACGTGCTCGGAGCCATGCAACAGAGAGCCGTGCAGCGAGCCCTGTCCGAAGAAGCTTCCTTGTAAACATCCTTGCTTAGGATACTGCGGTGAACCATGTCCGAACGTGTGCAAAGTCTGCAAACGATTGAAGCACTTCAAGGATGTCACGGGTGATGTTCGCTTCGTTCTTCTGCTTGACTGTGGCCATTCTGTGCCAGAAAGCATCCTCTCGAAGCTCTTCGAAGAAGCCAGGAGGGACCAAACTGGTCCAGTGCAGTGCCCGATATGCAAACGCAAGGTTACATTCAGTTTCAGGTATGATATATCAGTGTTTTGAATTTTTTATGTGACCCGAACTGAGTTACTCTCCCGCGTTGTACCAAGTACCCAAGCaccttgaagtaccaagtactctaACACTACTTGTAGTTTTCCAATTGAGTACCTCGTACCGCCTTTTGGAGCACATTTCTAGCtgagtactttaagtacttttctATAGCACTTTCCCATCAATTACACGAGTGCCCAGTGGGGCATGCAAAGAAAACACCCCCCTGCCCCCCTCTCCTTTCTGGTGTCCTCTGTCCACCTGCAGTCTGTACGCCATCCATGGCTACAGTtggttcgcggcgctaacatgataTAAAAAAGGACGAAGAAACGAAAATTTTGTTCTAGAAGCAGTATTTTTTAACAACAAAATGTATTGATGACCTCCTTTTTCATACTAGTttcatctcaaatcgaacaatccggtacacttgatgtctcgaatgaacgggaaaaaaaatattttgaagccatcggtgagctaagagaaataaacgctttccgaattctctgcgctgcgcggttcgggaaaggagaggaggaaaaaagtGCTTCTCAGAAGGCTTCGTTGTCGCGTGCAGGTTTGTTTTCCCTTTCAAGGCTATtgcttgatctggctttagaccacttcgggcacaataggatcccgcgttggcagtgctgtgtcggtttttgtttggtttgtctgcaaaaaaacaaaacaaaaacaaaacaaagttgACTCAAACCGCCggaaagcaccatattcactgcaaatttgcggacgatgtaaaaaacggataagactgacctttatgccgtttaatttttcattcatggggctatcgaatgatgtataatgtGTTGCTCTACTatgtcaggaacgtaagcgatgcCTCtcttagtagcaccataccaccgaaacaAGGCGAATTtaggaagcctttatctaaaaaaccccaccaaaagcATGCCTCGAAATTTTTATTGGTCGTTGGTAATCCCTTAGACtatacacagaagaaaaatcagaattcggacttgatcggtaggcgcactgtgaattttttgccggAACGCATTCAAGtggtggcaccgtgtcccgactcttgcaaaatcgaattttccaaaggaactttcaacttctgtcttcaaaTGAAAAGTAATTACTATCGTTTGAAGCCGTTCTGAGCGTTTATGTTCATAACAGTATTGTAATAGCTGAAtatagattgtggagcaaccagatggtgctcacattttttgcgggatgacacgcgacacatgcattgcaagtgctgggagtcCGTGAAGAAACGGAgtgctttagaatacttttgcgtaGGGTTGTGCCAACCAAATCCGCGAACCCTAGGCAAGGATttgagattcgggaatccgaatctcAGTGCCCCAATTGGCGAatggaatctttcgaatccaccaactacgtttgttcgtttctttttcaagttTGCTCCTACGGAGTCTGCCGAAACCCTAATTGACCAACGAGtgctttcttgtttctttgtttacattgctccggattgaaagagttcaggcagaaaccgttacattacaaatttaaaagtAATGTGGTTTTGCTTTcgattgttgctttagctttatggaaatgGACTCGAtaatttatgtattttttgttgTCGATGAACAAATATGTCAAGTAAACTATGTGGGCATACTTTCTGCCGAAActctattattatttttgtaatTGAACAAATGTATCatgttctgcttcaaaacaATCTCCTTTTAGAACTACTTTTTAAACTGTAtctaaagaaaggattcgaaagatacgagattcgtggattcgcagaaccttccttggatttggATTGGGACTCGGATTGGATAAATTGTGGATTCGCAGAagcttggattcggattcgaaaaattctgggttcgtcccatctctacttttgcgtctttataagaggtagCATATTTAACTTCGAAGTATATTTGCAGTACACAGAATAAAGacaacttgacagcgaagaagacagtGTAACGATGGTAAGGAGGTAACGTAAGTTACGCAGAGTATTCCGGATGGATGaaagtgctcgtgtcatgaactgctttagggtGTTGTAGGAGCCgctttccttaatgttacttttgatggtaGGTTCTTGTTAGATTTTCTTGATAGGCTCCTTCTCACGTTACATGCTAGCTCGCTGCAGTCCTGACAGTTACCCCTGGATGTTCCTGGCAAGGCAACACCGAAAGCGGCCTGCAATCCACGGCCTGTCTTTCTGCCCATTTCTTCACGTATTACGGAGTGTTTCCGCTATGCATGTGCCTCCGCCGACTTCTTTCTTGGCTTAAGCGGTGTGACATTAATGGCCTCAGATGATATACGTATACTCACTGATTTCTTCTACAACCTCGGGCTGGTGCACAAACGGTTCACCGCGTGAGCTTCCTTCAAATGTGGGCGACATTGCTGCTTCCTGTGATTAAGCCAcatttgctgtgaagtacttgaagtagcTTCTCCATAGCTGGtccatttctgttacgccttcggcttgatATGCtggaactagagtcactaaataagctacgcttcagagtatcgacactgagttccaagagcgagcatgtgccatcttgtttccgcgccacgctaccaacgcgcactttagcgcacgatgccatccaTCGTGCCATCGTGCGCGGGtaaaatgttcctttcgtttgcaagcagcagttgacggcctggAGCTCATCTTGACATCCTagggacgctctggttgacgatacatggattatcgcacaacagtCATACACCCTTCTCTATCCCACAACGAGCATAATGTTAGCCGTCTCAGATGGGGTAATGGTACCGgagtggtgcggaaacaagatggcgctcctgcactcccttggacctcagtgtcgatactctgaagcgaagcctatttagtgactctagctggAACCATATTCTTTATGACATCTAtgccgatctccgaagcaaagcgaaagtCCTTTTTCCGAAGCACTTgtttcttgtgtatgaggcggtagtcagcACAATAAACACAGTCGGCGCTGTACAACGAAGGggccattgaggtaggtgtgatgccaggacgacacactacagtaatgcatGTCTTCATGTCTTCACGCACGTAATGTCTGTAGCATGAAGCATGTAATGTCTTcacacactctgtataagggcattCCGTGCAGTTCTGTAGTCGAGGATGttgcgaaactttgcgcaaggtgtcttccgAGAGTTAATCCGACTAGGACGTTCCCATGATCGCTGCGTGTCGAACCGAagaacatattggacagcggcgccagtcacactgtttcggcaaggttcacaaaaggcaccttGAATTAGACTTTAGTGTGTGCGTAAGACACTACAAAACACTTTCCTGAGTACGATTTCCGCCGTCCGAAGTCatggggccgtaggaaaggaaatgtttaaagaatactggaagtcactgcgtctcTCCTGCCGGTTACAATACTGTTATGAACATAAATGCTCAGAACGGCTTCAAACGATAGTAATTACTTTTCATTTGAAGACACAAGTTGAAAGActctttggaaaattcgattttgcaagactcgggacacggtgccaccacttgaatgcgctccgcgtacaGGGCCGGCAAAAacttcacagtgcgcctaccgatcaagtccgaattgtcatttttcttctgtgtataGTGTAAGCGACTACCAACAACATATAAAAATTTCGAGGcatgtttttggtggggttttcaGATACAAGCTTctgaaattcgtcatttttcggagGTATGGTGCTGcttaaagaggtatcgcttacgttacTGACAGGGTAGGGTaacaaattatatataattcgatagccccgtgaatgacaaattaaacggcataaagctcaatcttatccgttttgtacatcgtccgcaaagttgcagtgaatatgatgcttttcggcactttgagtcaatttcgatatttttttgtagacaaacaaaaaccgccacagcactgccaacgcaggatcctattgtgccctaagtggtctaaagccagatcaagaaattactacaatgcgacagGAAATAGCCTTGTAGAGAACGCACAAAAatgcgcgcgacgacatcgtcttctgagagggagtttttttttcctcctctcccattttccgaaccgcgcagcgcagagaattcggaaagcgtttatttctcctaactcaccgatggctccAACATATATTTGTTTCCTGTTCGTTCTAGACCTCAAGTTAACCAGTTAcccatcaaaaagaactcgttacaagttaagctACTGTGTTAAAAATGTAACTAACTTAATAACGAAGtttttcagcctgaaatgtaactcgcagttactgtgTTACTtagaaaaaagaacgagttccttccaagttacttcggacacaaagtAGCATTaggcaggtgcagcgcgcgtgagcagttgagttagaccttcagttgcctgcggaggactGCAACGCGCTTAGGTccttttcgtttatgtccaacaatagacctctccctgtttgtaaacaaatgccgtcatagtgttcgacagcgccacaaatttggtagaattgaactacgctcgaagctagaggtgaacaaggtcgcgcccgaaagccactttcttgaggggattaggatatcgtcccttaaagggacacgACCATCGGTCCTGCCCTTCGTGGAATCCCGCcccctccttccgatttgtttcggtttcagtctgtctaccaatgtcatgatgacgtttctctggtagaggtctattcgaacgctatgcatcttactccctgtgggcgcacaatggttcagcttcatttcaatggcagcgatttttacttcctga includes these proteins:
- the LOC135373627 gene encoding NFX1-type zinc finger-containing protein 1-like, which codes for MRRHPARGTAPYAGKKCKPPLWWETLKGLTRLPDDLLLDTLLDPRSGFKSFLSTCNRDTEAIRTAVILLEKASSTPFPSQKLLELLSTVAFSESFMLFQLPSLFLDCKAKAGRDNVDVLHKSISLLTRLQTSLPATTAQHLVTLLPLVTDLVRSMEGALPRELGATLSHLDTMKDFFLAETHAREMVKQERLHASSPPDNFRDVPVIPLVCELVASTKPFLRPNIVRGAYVDIDHYLDVQYRLLREDFVRPLREGLQKLLQSGMEIRRTDGINVYRNVQVGQSDITRGGIVHELLFNASAFRMVNWERTKRFMNDNLICLSNDSFQTIFFATVKGRDPNELKVGRLTVLFEDLFVQAITWNRYTMVETQIYFEAYKHNLVALQAIRAGSLPFYQYIVKSTPEVNSPAYMDGNTTYDISPLCKHSFLSRPVTILDENQWPPLEDIQLDASQLAAVKMALLKEFSVIQGPPGTGKTYIGLKIVEVLLRNINVWRRDSLPILVVCYTNHALDQFLEGILRTTRHIVRIGGRCSSSSLVPFTLFNKRMEKAELDYEVREKHTELQESLQALSATMSAIYTVSCEYVDLERHMSPRVQDSFRSRPYAIHEGFGTWLELDALKRAFTDEFVHRTQDENPQDQLGEDEIEEEFDEDLETDRYDDDELYRRTGSTRATRAAGANSAEIDKEHAWCLHLYGLVSADDRALDDQQVIDVWRLPVEERWKLYRYWASVAIGGMQGAVAEARAGVAEIKRMMEDEQLKVDLGALRKALVVGATTTGAAKNRALIQRLQPTIVVVEEAAEVLEAHVVTSLASTTQHLILIGDHKQLRPSSAVYELATRYKMEVSLFERMLTNGMACQQLEVQHRMRPEFTKLLVPHFYEKLENFPSVECYENVRGMDNNIFFVSHKICETDEADTKSHSNVHEARFVVCLAEYLLNQEYDPAQITILTPYSGQMFKLKDLAKNRACCDVRITVLDNFQGEENDIIILSLVRSNPEKKVGFVKIPNRVCVSLSRARKGLYCVGNFDIIGQSSEIWKNIMKELQKLNATGPELQLRCPNHPETVTAVTTADDFAKVPEGGCGIACTVRLDCGHSCGMLCHGYDRFHEAFKCRKSCERKCHNGHGCKLLCSEDCGECTVPVLTQFQPCSHSCEIACHETLSPSCPLPCEKIFECGHKCPKVCSEECEYPCRALVTAKGECGHDVRLECHSARTGRVSDWCKAPCEKTLSCDHRCLRECRKDCRCTTLVMAKGECGHECEVPCAVSKSPDLITRRHCDHPCEKTLKCGHRCLLKCKQSCTSDCEVVVIVDCKGGHRDEVRCFMSKGYRCKKDCTKTLDCGHLCRKMCFEDCGIVCHEIVQIKLACEHLVEAECSEQSWAMKLPCTTTVPVKCASGHVVHVTCADANNVAAIQMLCEAGCSKLLPCGHQCTLKCKEICSAASCKMKTFVDLQCGHRASVPCHVKFALESLKETQDELKAFYVKHKNMLTCNKQVQATCAAGHKIRVPCRLVDAGKVVHRSRCKAPCNVTLPCGHPCDSICSKCAEVKGHPPCTKRCQKILPCGHPCTDTCAQPCTICNERCKLLCIHRPCSLPCGYPCIPCCLPCRWKCEHAQCTVTCSEPCNREPCSEPCPKKLPCKHPCLGYCGEPCPNVCKVCKRLKHFKDVTGDVRFVLLLDCGHSVPESILSKLFEEARRDQTGPVQCPICKRKVTFSFRYGAFVREYMETINKEKMLVYDRAAKPDMIGRPEREEVDGAATRLLQLRLNAKVNKRGSMDRRFPQTPVFTAAPSGRGSWRQSQRGMPYSNGVPRGGQAEYNGHVDNTSGQRSSRGSDRGLRRTWRGGGQPPNMYGSRFSALAPLANGATPAVPRLPWVPHDGRNGVSERGGFSGRPRSNRGRVGRGGRGRGSRGGRRGS